In a genomic window of Occallatibacter riparius:
- a CDS encoding SPFH domain-containing protein, protein MSLRDFLSKQFIDVIEWVEPEDGILAYRYPMQDREIQNGGKLTVRDSQMAVFVNEGRVADVFGPGLYTLNTRTLPILTYLMNWDKAFQSPFKSDVYFFSTRLQTNQRWGTPNPITIRDKEFGAVRVRAFGIYTWHIADPKVFYTKVSGTRDVYTVPDLEGQLRNTIIGRMTDTFANSQVPFLDMAANQVALADKIAGQLKQGFADLGVALDGFVVENLSLPDELQKVLDQRISMNMVGDMGRYTQFEVAQSIPIAAANEGAGTASIGAGLGAGVAMGQAMMDALKGAGTSGGASAAPSASAAAETKFCLNCGKSIPKVSKFCPECGHAQQ, encoded by the coding sequence ATGAGCCTTCGCGATTTCTTATCGAAACAGTTCATTGATGTCATCGAGTGGGTGGAGCCGGAAGATGGGATCCTCGCCTACCGCTATCCCATGCAGGATCGCGAGATCCAGAACGGCGGCAAGCTGACGGTTCGCGATTCGCAGATGGCCGTCTTCGTTAACGAGGGGCGGGTGGCCGATGTGTTCGGGCCCGGGCTCTACACGCTTAACACGCGGACCCTGCCGATCCTCACTTACCTGATGAACTGGGATAAGGCGTTCCAGTCGCCGTTCAAGTCTGACGTGTATTTTTTCTCCACGCGGTTGCAGACGAACCAGCGGTGGGGGACGCCGAACCCGATCACAATTCGCGATAAGGAATTCGGCGCGGTGCGCGTGAGGGCATTCGGCATTTACACGTGGCATATCGCCGATCCGAAGGTCTTCTATACGAAGGTGAGCGGCACGCGGGACGTTTACACGGTGCCCGACCTCGAGGGACAACTGCGCAACACGATCATCGGGCGGATGACCGACACGTTCGCGAACAGTCAGGTGCCATTCCTGGATATGGCCGCGAATCAGGTTGCACTGGCGGATAAGATCGCGGGACAGCTCAAGCAGGGATTTGCCGACCTGGGGGTCGCGCTGGACGGCTTTGTGGTTGAGAACCTCTCGCTGCCGGATGAATTACAGAAGGTGCTGGACCAGCGGATCAGCATGAACATGGTTGGGGACATGGGCCGGTACACGCAGTTCGAGGTGGCGCAGTCTATCCCCATTGCAGCCGCTAATGAAGGCGCGGGGACGGCGAGCATAGGCGCGGGGCTTGGAGCGGGCGTGGCTATGGGCCAAGCCATGATGGATGCCCTGAAGGGCGCTGGGACTAGCGGTGGCGCCTCTGCAGCGCCCTCCGCTTCAGCCGCCGCCGAAACCAAGTTCTGCCTGAACTGCGGCAAATCGATTCCGAAAGTCAGCAAGTTTTGCCCGGAATGCGGGCACGCACAGCAGTAG
- a CDS encoding beta-galactosidase yields the protein MYREQKTQLRKRFLGVSAGLALLTFSLTAQTSGTAPARQPDIDFPTVLYGAAYYNEYMPGDQNERLEKDIALMKAAGLNVVRMGESTWSLWEPEDGKFEYAWMDHIVDAMGKAGIKVILGTPTYSVPAWMAHQHPEILADRIPPGQFGGKAVPATYGMRQNMDTDSPAYRFYAERMIRHIVAHYKDNPTVIGWQIDNETASYDAANPDVFIGFQHHLEKKFGTPENLSKAWFLNYWGENIHTWEDLPTREGAQSTGYKLEWSRWSQMRVTDFLHWQAALVRECAGSRQFITTDYGGMMKRDVNENAVADGLDIVADNIYHFVPQDRFDGATQSIQGDFSRSLKHANYLVTETNAQSTDWTSSYQYPPYDGQLRQNVYTHLSNGASMVEYWHWASIHGNQETYWKGILSHDLEPNRVYAEMSKTAHELQKIGSEIVGLKIKNDVAILWSRDSDNAISFMPFTSSGPQWSFAGPTADYRSLVEQIHRSLYDMNVGSDFVFPDTHDFSQYKVLIIPALYIADDALLQKISDYVKNGGHVVMTFKSGFANENSAVRWVRAPGPLREAAGFSYQEFSNLAQPLALKDDPYHAGTENKVSYWAEFLMPEHAKALATYDHPFFGKWPAITENEFGKGTLLYEGTYLSDTLQSAVLKDALAKAGVKGDYAPAKIHVQHGVNRSGKKIHYYFNYSAAEQTANYPYGAGTNLLDGKTVDHGTALKLGPWDVAIVEEQ from the coding sequence ATGTATCGAGAGCAGAAAACGCAGCTGAGAAAACGATTTCTTGGAGTGAGTGCTGGCCTCGCCTTGCTCACATTCTCTCTAACGGCGCAGACATCCGGCACCGCCCCCGCTCGTCAGCCCGACATCGACTTCCCCACCGTTCTCTACGGTGCCGCCTATTACAACGAGTACATGCCCGGAGACCAGAACGAGCGCCTCGAAAAAGATATCGCCCTGATGAAGGCCGCCGGCCTCAACGTCGTTCGCATGGGCGAGTCCACCTGGAGCCTCTGGGAGCCCGAGGACGGAAAATTCGAATACGCGTGGATGGACCACATCGTCGATGCCATGGGAAAGGCCGGCATCAAGGTGATCCTGGGTACGCCGACTTACTCCGTGCCCGCATGGATGGCGCATCAGCATCCCGAGATTCTCGCCGACCGCATCCCGCCGGGGCAGTTTGGTGGCAAGGCCGTTCCCGCCACCTACGGAATGCGTCAGAACATGGACACCGATTCTCCCGCCTACCGCTTCTACGCAGAACGGATGATCCGCCACATCGTTGCGCACTACAAAGACAATCCGACCGTGATCGGCTGGCAAATCGACAACGAGACAGCAAGCTACGACGCTGCGAATCCTGACGTCTTCATCGGATTCCAGCATCATCTCGAAAAGAAATTCGGCACGCCTGAAAACCTGAGCAAGGCGTGGTTCTTGAATTATTGGGGCGAGAACATCCACACATGGGAAGATCTGCCCACGCGTGAAGGCGCTCAGAGCACCGGGTACAAACTCGAGTGGTCGCGCTGGAGCCAGATGCGCGTCACGGACTTTCTGCACTGGCAGGCGGCCTTGGTCCGCGAGTGCGCAGGATCGCGGCAATTCATCACAACCGACTACGGCGGCATGATGAAGCGCGACGTGAACGAGAATGCCGTTGCCGACGGACTCGATATCGTCGCTGACAACATCTACCACTTCGTCCCACAGGATCGGTTCGACGGCGCAACGCAGTCCATTCAAGGCGACTTCTCTCGCTCGCTGAAGCATGCCAATTACCTGGTGACCGAAACCAATGCACAATCCACAGACTGGACCTCTTCGTATCAATATCCTCCCTACGATGGCCAGTTGCGACAGAACGTCTATACGCACCTTTCGAACGGCGCCAGCATGGTCGAATACTGGCACTGGGCTTCCATCCACGGCAACCAGGAGACCTACTGGAAAGGCATTCTCTCGCACGACCTCGAACCCAATCGCGTCTACGCCGAGATGAGCAAGACGGCGCACGAACTCCAGAAGATTGGGTCGGAAATTGTTGGCCTGAAGATCAAGAATGACGTGGCAATCTTGTGGAGCCGCGACTCCGATAACGCCATCAGCTTCATGCCCTTCACATCTTCCGGGCCGCAGTGGAGCTTCGCCGGACCGACCGCAGATTATCGCTCGCTGGTCGAGCAGATTCACCGCTCGCTCTACGACATGAACGTCGGCTCTGATTTTGTGTTCCCTGACACGCACGACTTCTCGCAGTACAAGGTGCTCATTATCCCGGCCCTTTACATTGCCGATGACGCGCTGCTGCAGAAGATCTCGGACTACGTCAAGAATGGCGGCCACGTGGTGATGACCTTCAAGAGCGGATTCGCGAACGAGAACTCCGCCGTCCGTTGGGTCCGCGCCCCGGGGCCACTGCGGGAAGCCGCCGGCTTCAGCTATCAGGAATTTTCTAATCTAGCCCAGCCTCTGGCCCTGAAGGATGATCCGTATCACGCGGGTACCGAGAACAAAGTGAGCTATTGGGCGGAGTTCCTGATGCCGGAACATGCGAAGGCTCTGGCGACATACGACCATCCGTTCTTCGGCAAATGGCCCGCCATTACTGAGAACGAGTTCGGCAAGGGCACTCTGCTCTACGAGGGGACGTATCTTTCAGATACGCTGCAGTCGGCAGTGCTGAAAGACGCGCTCGCGAAAGCCGGAGTCAAGGGTGACTATGCTCCTGCGAAGATCCACGTGCAGCATGGCGTAAACCGCTCGGGAAAGAAGATCCATTACTACTTCAACTACTCCGCCGCCGAGCAGACAGCGAATTACCCGTATGGCGCCGGAACAAATCTGCTCGACGGCAAAACCGTAGACCACGGCACCGCGTTGAAGCTGGGTCCCTGGGACGTAGCCATCGTGGAGGAGCAGTAG
- a CDS encoding DUF4178 domain-containing protein produces the protein MTQPPANCPNCGAAITFRWSGSVQTVCEYCKSVLVRTDLDLEKIGQIAAFPSNNSPIQIGTEGVYGKHTFVVIGRIMYEYDQGNWNEWHVVMNDSTSGWLSDAQLEYAVSFAATGQALPESCKVGQQYRWNGQDYTVSSVTKAHYSGIEGELPFKYWDKSDVLFADLRSHSNRFGTVDYSEQPPLLFLGELVDFEGLKLTNLRTFEGWS, from the coding sequence ATGACGCAGCCACCCGCGAATTGCCCAAATTGCGGCGCCGCGATCACCTTCCGCTGGTCAGGAAGCGTGCAGACTGTGTGCGAGTACTGCAAGTCTGTTCTGGTTCGGACCGATCTCGATCTCGAAAAGATCGGGCAGATTGCAGCGTTTCCTTCAAACAATTCTCCGATCCAGATTGGAACGGAGGGCGTTTATGGAAAGCACACGTTCGTGGTGATCGGGCGAATCATGTACGAGTACGACCAGGGCAACTGGAACGAATGGCACGTGGTGATGAATGACAGCACGAGCGGCTGGCTGTCCGATGCGCAACTAGAATATGCCGTCAGCTTTGCCGCGACCGGACAGGCACTACCCGAGAGCTGCAAGGTGGGCCAGCAATACCGCTGGAACGGACAGGATTACACGGTCAGCAGCGTGACCAAGGCACATTACTCCGGAATTGAAGGAGAGCTGCCGTTCAAGTATTGGGATAAGTCCGATGTGTTGTTCGCAGATCTTAGGTCGCACTCGAATAGGTTTGGCACTGTCGATTACAGCGAGCAACCGCCGCTCCTATTTCTCGGTGAGCTGGTCGACTTCGAAGGCCTGAAGCTAACAAATCTGCGCACGTTTGAGGGATGGTCGTGA
- a CDS encoding S-adenosylmethionine decarboxylase family protein, which translates to MRARTAVARGQSMNGTEWIVDAQGCSAHSLRNLDELKALFARIVADLDLRPLGETRWHLFPGTGGITGLCLLSESHLACHTFPEFGSICLNLFCCVPRARWDFEAELARRFSAQSVQVRELSREYSAVEQLMATGTLREVR; encoded by the coding sequence ATGCGGGCACGCACAGCAGTAGCACGTGGACAGTCTATGAATGGGACCGAATGGATTGTCGATGCGCAGGGTTGTAGTGCGCACTCGCTTCGAAATCTCGATGAGCTGAAGGCGCTGTTTGCTCGGATTGTCGCGGATCTCGATCTGCGGCCACTGGGTGAGACGCGCTGGCATCTGTTTCCCGGGACCGGTGGTATCACCGGATTATGCCTACTATCTGAGTCGCACCTGGCCTGTCATACGTTTCCGGAATTCGGATCGATCTGCCTAAATCTCTTTTGTTGCGTGCCGCGCGCTCGGTGGGACTTTGAGGCGGAACTCGCGCGACGCTTCTCGGCGCAATCAGTTCAGGTTCGCGAACTCAGCCGCGAATATTCTGCGGTAGAGCAGTTGATGGCGACTGGCACACTCCGAGAGGTTCGATGA
- a CDS encoding alpha-L-fucosidase: MKIDRRRALSLIGGAPALLLSKKTVAQAIAGAVQNPNLEIVPGPFKGTRESLREWQIPDWYRDAKFGIWAHWGPQSAIEYGDWYARNMYVQGSKQYEYHAKTYGHPTKVGYKDVIPTWKADKFDPDHLLGLYKKAGAKYFCSMGVHHDGFDLWDSKYQPRWNAVNMGPKRDIVGAFRKAADKHGLRFALSEHLAPSYHWFATSHMSDKTGPLAGVPYDGADPANADLYHELPKYYPYSYNYWLVNDRQAPEAWKQHYFNRIKDLIDKYQPDLLYCDGDIFFEEYGLALVANLYNVSANRHGGRCEAVYTSKLPSDCETGTCILDWERGVAAGIPANPWQTDTCIGEWHYNREAQYKSPKYVIDLLVDIVSRNGNLMLNFPLPNSGELDYEELVVLDEITKWMAINSEGIYGTRPWKIFGDGPVANAPATSGGTRFNESGRKDLTAEEARFTTKGDTLYAFVMGWPDKLVLIKPLATSSHLSPPKVRNVELLGYNGKVTWIQDEQGLTVVMPEHKPCEHAIALKIS, encoded by the coding sequence CGAAGAGCCCTCTCACTAATCGGAGGTGCGCCGGCACTTCTCTTATCTAAGAAAACAGTCGCGCAGGCGATCGCAGGTGCGGTTCAGAATCCCAACCTCGAAATCGTCCCCGGCCCTTTCAAAGGAACGCGCGAATCGCTCCGCGAGTGGCAGATTCCCGATTGGTATCGCGACGCCAAGTTCGGCATTTGGGCGCACTGGGGACCGCAGTCCGCAATTGAATATGGCGACTGGTATGCCCGGAACATGTATGTCCAGGGCAGCAAGCAGTACGAGTATCACGCCAAAACATATGGCCACCCAACCAAGGTTGGATACAAGGACGTGATCCCCACCTGGAAGGCGGACAAGTTTGACCCCGACCACCTGCTTGGCCTCTATAAGAAAGCGGGTGCGAAATACTTCTGCAGCATGGGCGTTCATCACGACGGCTTCGATCTTTGGGACTCGAAATATCAGCCGCGCTGGAACGCCGTTAACATGGGACCGAAACGCGACATTGTAGGAGCATTTCGAAAGGCCGCTGACAAGCATGGCCTGCGGTTTGCCCTCAGCGAGCACCTCGCTCCCAGCTATCATTGGTTCGCTACTTCGCATATGAGCGATAAGACGGGGCCCCTTGCCGGTGTGCCTTACGATGGCGCGGACCCGGCCAATGCCGATCTTTATCACGAGCTGCCGAAGTACTACCCCTACAGCTACAACTACTGGCTCGTCAATGATCGACAAGCGCCCGAAGCCTGGAAGCAGCATTACTTCAATCGCATCAAGGATCTGATCGACAAATACCAGCCGGATTTGCTGTATTGCGATGGCGACATCTTCTTTGAGGAGTACGGCCTCGCGCTGGTAGCAAACCTCTACAACGTGAGCGCGAATCGGCATGGCGGACGCTGCGAGGCGGTATACACCAGCAAGCTGCCCAGCGACTGCGAGACAGGCACCTGCATACTTGATTGGGAACGGGGTGTCGCAGCCGGCATCCCCGCCAATCCCTGGCAAACCGACACCTGCATCGGCGAGTGGCACTATAACCGCGAGGCGCAGTACAAATCGCCCAAGTACGTCATCGACCTGCTGGTTGACATCGTCAGCCGCAACGGAAACCTGATGCTGAACTTTCCCCTGCCGAACAGCGGAGAGCTCGATTATGAAGAGCTCGTCGTTCTCGATGAAATCACAAAGTGGATGGCCATCAACAGCGAGGGAATCTACGGTACTCGCCCCTGGAAGATCTTCGGCGACGGCCCGGTAGCAAATGCGCCAGCCACAAGCGGTGGAACGCGCTTCAATGAATCGGGGCGCAAAGATCTCACCGCAGAGGAAGCACGCTTCACAACAAAGGGAGACACTCTCTACGCATTCGTCATGGGTTGGCCCGACAAGTTGGTTTTGATCAAGCCCCTCGCGACCTCAAGCCACCTTTCGCCTCCGAAGGTGAGGAACGTGGAACTTCTGGGCTACAACGGCAAGGTGACTTGGATCCAGGACGAACAGGGCCTCACGGTTGTGATGCCGGAACACAAGCCCTGCGAACATGCAATCGCATTGAAGATTTCGTAG
- a CDS encoding polyamine aminopropyltransferase, whose amino-acid sequence MGILLFITVLLISACGLIYELIAGTLASYLLGDSVLQFSTIIGCYLFAMGIGSALSRFIHRGLAYRFVWIELLLGVIGGSSSALLFLAFAYTQGFQLLMYALVIVIGVLVGLEIPLLMRIIRDRYHFRDVVAHVLTFDYLGALGASLLFPILLVPRLGLVRSAMLFGLLNAGVALWSTFLFANQIQRVRSLRIFGVVILGALAVGMAEARHITTAAEDNIYADEIIFARDTKYQHIVLTRFKDDIRLFLNSHLQFSSRDEYRYHETLIHPGLSAVPAPRHVLVLGGGDGLAVREILRYPQVESVTLVDLDPEMTRIFTTNPMLTALNQKSFLSPRLKVINADAFPWIDSNTDSFDFIVIDFPDPTSYSLGKLYTTAFYRAVARHLSAQGLMVVQSTSPMFARDSYWCIAETIKQAGLQTYPYHVYVPSFGEWGFVLAGTHEYHYPTAVPPGLRFVSVNGLSTLFQFPPDMAPMSMPPNRLNDQVLIRLYDQDWKDISH is encoded by the coding sequence GTGGGTATTCTTCTCTTCATCACTGTTCTGCTGATTAGTGCGTGTGGGCTCATTTATGAGCTCATTGCGGGCACGTTGGCCAGCTACCTGCTGGGCGACAGCGTACTTCAGTTCTCGACTATCATTGGCTGCTACCTGTTCGCTATGGGAATCGGAAGCGCACTGTCGCGCTTCATTCATCGCGGGCTGGCATATCGATTTGTATGGATCGAGCTGTTGCTCGGAGTCATTGGCGGGTCTTCGTCGGCGCTGCTTTTCCTCGCTTTTGCCTATACGCAGGGATTTCAGTTGCTGATGTATGCACTGGTGATCGTCATCGGCGTGCTGGTGGGGCTGGAGATTCCGCTGCTGATGCGAATCATCCGCGACCGCTATCATTTTCGCGACGTCGTAGCGCACGTCTTGACGTTTGACTATCTGGGTGCGCTGGGCGCATCGCTACTGTTCCCTATTCTTCTGGTGCCCAGGTTGGGCCTGGTCCGCTCCGCCATGCTGTTTGGACTGCTCAATGCGGGCGTGGCGCTTTGGAGCACATTCCTGTTTGCCAACCAGATACAGAGAGTCCGTTCGCTGCGCATCTTTGGGGTTGTCATTCTTGGCGCACTCGCAGTGGGCATGGCTGAGGCGCGGCACATTACCACTGCGGCGGAAGACAACATTTATGCGGACGAGATTATCTTCGCTCGCGATACGAAGTATCAGCACATTGTGCTGACGCGGTTCAAAGATGACATCCGACTCTTCCTGAACAGTCACCTGCAGTTCAGTTCACGCGATGAATACCGCTATCACGAAACGCTGATTCATCCGGGACTGTCTGCGGTCCCGGCGCCTCGTCATGTCCTGGTACTTGGCGGGGGCGATGGGCTCGCAGTGCGCGAGATTTTGAGGTATCCGCAAGTGGAGAGTGTTACGCTTGTCGATCTCGATCCGGAGATGACCCGCATCTTCACTACGAATCCGATGCTTACGGCGTTGAATCAGAAGTCGTTTCTTTCTCCGAGGTTGAAAGTCATCAATGCGGACGCATTCCCGTGGATCGACTCGAACACCGACAGCTTCGATTTCATTGTGATTGATTTTCCCGACCCCACGAGTTACTCACTCGGCAAGCTCTACACCACTGCATTCTACAGGGCGGTCGCGCGACATCTTAGCGCGCAAGGACTGATGGTGGTTCAGAGCACCTCGCCGATGTTTGCGCGCGACTCTTACTGGTGCATCGCCGAAACGATCAAGCAGGCCGGGCTGCAGACGTATCCCTATCATGTCTACGTGCCTTCGTTTGGTGAGTGGGGATTCGTGCTCGCGGGAACGCATGAGTACCACTATCCCACCGCCGTGCCGCCGGGCCTGCGATTCGTCTCAGTCAATGGTCTGTCGACACTATTCCAGTTCCCGCCCGACATGGCTCCGATGTCGATGCCGCCGAACCGCTTGAACGATCAGGTGCTGATCCGGTTGTATGACCAAGATTGGAAGGACATCAGCCATTGA
- a CDS encoding flavin monoamine oxidase family protein: MLRDRAAFPTPKRTERVPVVIVGGGIAGLSAAWRLQKRGFHDFVLLEMNDQAGGNSRWGENEITAYPWAAHYVPVPGPKAVYVRELFEELGVLKDGRWEERYLCFSPQERLFLYGRWQEGIEPAIGLSEKEREQFKRLEEQIVRFRSTGSFTVPLEVGFSESTSYLDRISFADWLRDQRMDSRILNWYMNYCCRDDYGATTDQTSAWAGIQYFASREPDEKGPLTWPEGNGWIVRRLLERVGKFVRTGAMVHRIVPSKSRLSVFAGDVEYQAEFVIFGAPSFLGPYLIEGMKPLHDFEYSPWLTANLTLDRLPGTYGSDLTWDNVVMDSPTLGYVDAMHQTLRTHVDRTVWTFYWALADGPPSQNRMQLLSSDWMHWKEAILHDLERVHPDIRQCVSRIDIMRNGHAMARPKVGAIFSQERRALTKPQGRILFVNSDLSGFSIFEEAQYRGVFAAETVLKTIGGTAQPRRKQ; this comes from the coding sequence ATGTTGCGAGACCGGGCGGCGTTCCCAACGCCCAAGCGCACTGAGAGGGTCCCGGTCGTCATTGTTGGCGGAGGCATCGCCGGGCTGAGCGCCGCATGGCGTCTTCAGAAGCGCGGCTTCCATGATTTCGTGCTGCTTGAGATGAACGACCAGGCCGGTGGAAATTCCCGCTGGGGCGAGAACGAGATCACTGCTTATCCCTGGGCGGCACACTATGTGCCGGTGCCCGGCCCGAAGGCTGTCTATGTTCGCGAATTGTTCGAGGAACTGGGCGTGCTGAAGGATGGGCGATGGGAGGAGCGCTACCTTTGCTTTTCGCCGCAGGAGCGGCTCTTCCTCTACGGAAGGTGGCAGGAGGGAATTGAGCCGGCAATCGGTCTGAGCGAAAAGGAGCGCGAACAATTCAAGCGGCTTGAAGAACAGATCGTGAGGTTTCGCTCCACCGGCAGCTTCACCGTGCCCTTGGAGGTCGGGTTTTCCGAGTCGACGTCCTATCTCGACAGGATATCCTTCGCCGATTGGCTGCGTGACCAGCGCATGGATTCTCGAATCCTGAACTGGTATATGAACTACTGCTGCCGCGATGACTATGGAGCGACCACGGATCAGACTTCCGCGTGGGCGGGCATTCAATACTTCGCGTCTCGCGAGCCGGACGAAAAGGGTCCGCTCACGTGGCCGGAAGGAAACGGCTGGATTGTGCGGCGTCTTCTGGAGCGCGTGGGCAAATTCGTGCGCACCGGCGCCATGGTGCATCGGATTGTGCCGTCGAAATCGCGGCTGAGCGTTTTTGCGGGTGACGTCGAATATCAGGCGGAGTTCGTTATCTTCGGGGCGCCCTCGTTTTTGGGGCCATATCTGATCGAAGGCATGAAGCCTCTGCACGATTTCGAATACTCGCCCTGGCTGACGGCGAATTTGACGCTTGATCGTCTCCCCGGCACGTATGGAAGCGATCTAACCTGGGACAACGTCGTAATGGATTCGCCGACTCTGGGCTATGTGGATGCAATGCATCAGACGCTGCGCACGCATGTGGACCGAACCGTGTGGACCTTTTATTGGGCACTGGCCGATGGGCCGCCTTCACAAAACAGGATGCAGCTTCTAAGCTCCGACTGGATGCACTGGAAGGAAGCTATCCTCCATGACCTTGAGCGCGTGCATCCCGATATCCGTCAGTGCGTGTCCCGCATCGACATTATGCGCAATGGGCACGCGATGGCTCGGCCGAAGGTTGGCGCGATCTTTTCGCAGGAGCGGCGCGCTTTAACGAAGCCGCAGGGACGTATCCTGTTCGTTAATTCCGATCTTAGCGGCTTCTCGATCTTCGAAGAGGCGCAATACCGCGGCGTCTTTGCAGCCGAGACGGTTCTGAAGACGATTGGCGGGACTGCCCAGCCGCGAAGAAAGCAATGA
- a CDS encoding DUF4178 domain-containing protein → MSATGPTPGGKPQVASLNCPGCGAGLTVRSLGNAVTIVCDSCHSILDARDPKLRILQQFRTKTNEDPPLIPLGTRGKIRGVLYEVIGFQRRTIKVEGISYSWHEYVLFNPMKGFRYLTEYEGHWNDLAPLRALPATAPGKSSLTYLGETYNHFQTAQANTTFVLGEFPWQVRVGESVRVSDYVSPPRVISSEGTGNEITWSMGEYMAGRDLWKAFNLEGEPPAPIGVYENQPSPPSANVKGIWKMVGVFVGLMLALFIYFFTTAEDREVFQQSYVFDTSAGGEASFVSNTFKLDGRTSDVELTTSADVDNNWIYVNYALINDDTGHAYDFGREVSYYHGHDSDGSWTEGSTKNRVIVPSVPAGLYYLRIEPESDPYHGSIRYTVTIRRDVPQISLFGIALAALLLPAAFLTWRAMSFEHLRWSESDYGKPPDDGSMVSAIGSMADSLKNSGGGE, encoded by the coding sequence GTGAGCGCGACAGGGCCGACGCCTGGCGGCAAGCCGCAGGTCGCGTCGCTCAACTGTCCTGGTTGCGGCGCGGGCCTGACGGTGCGCTCGCTCGGCAATGCCGTGACCATTGTGTGCGACAGCTGCCACTCCATTCTCGATGCACGGGATCCGAAGCTGAGAATTCTGCAGCAGTTCCGTACCAAGACGAATGAGGATCCGCCGCTGATTCCGCTTGGAACACGCGGGAAGATTCGCGGCGTGCTCTATGAAGTGATCGGGTTTCAGCGGCGCACCATCAAGGTAGAAGGCATCTCGTATAGCTGGCACGAGTATGTGCTCTTCAACCCGATGAAGGGGTTCCGCTATCTGACGGAGTATGAGGGGCACTGGAACGACCTCGCCCCACTTCGCGCGCTGCCTGCCACTGCGCCGGGCAAAAGCTCGTTGACTTACCTGGGTGAAACTTACAATCACTTCCAGACGGCGCAGGCAAACACAACATTCGTTTTGGGTGAGTTTCCCTGGCAGGTCCGCGTTGGCGAATCGGTCAGAGTGTCGGATTATGTTTCGCCGCCCCGTGTGATATCGAGCGAAGGTACTGGGAACGAAATCACCTGGTCGATGGGCGAGTACATGGCAGGGCGCGATCTCTGGAAGGCATTCAACCTCGAGGGAGAGCCGCCGGCGCCGATTGGCGTCTATGAAAACCAGCCGTCGCCACCAAGCGCGAACGTCAAAGGTATATGGAAGATGGTCGGTGTGTTCGTCGGGCTGATGCTGGCGTTGTTTATCTATTTCTTCACAACAGCGGAGGACAGGGAGGTATTCCAACAGAGTTATGTGTTCGACACGAGCGCCGGCGGCGAGGCCTCATTCGTCTCAAACACATTCAAGCTGGACGGGCGCACCTCTGACGTAGAGCTGACCACGAGCGCCGACGTCGATAATAACTGGATCTATGTGAACTACGCGCTGATCAACGATGACACCGGCCATGCTTATGACTTTGGGCGAGAGGTCAGCTATTACCACGGTCACGATTCCGACGGATCATGGACGGAAGGAAGCACAAAGAATCGCGTCATTGTGCCCAGTGTTCCCGCCGGTCTTTACTACCTGCGCATTGAACCTGAGAGCGACCCTTATCACGGAAGCATCCGGTACACCGTTACGATTCGGCGCGATGTGCCGCAAATCAGCCTCTTTGGAATTGCGCTGGCTGCGTTGCTTCTTCCGGCGGCATTTCTCACGTGGCGGGCGATGAGCTTCGAGCATCTGCGGTGGTCTGAGAGCGACTATGGCAAGCCTCCGGACGACGGCTCGATGGTGAGCGCAATTGGAAGTATGGCTGACTCGCTGAAGAACTCTGGAGGCGGCGAATGA
- a CDS encoding DUF350 domain-containing protein — protein MGFQVSNVVNAIVYAAIGIVIFALSFLVLDKATPYNLWKEIVQEHNVALAILLGAMSLGICVIIAAAVH, from the coding sequence ATGGGGTTCCAGGTAAGCAACGTGGTTAACGCGATTGTGTACGCGGCCATCGGAATCGTGATCTTTGCCTTGTCGTTCCTGGTGCTCGACAAGGCTACTCCTTACAACCTCTGGAAAGAGATCGTGCAGGAACACAACGTTGCGCTCGCCATCCTACTGGGAGCGATGTCTTTGGGGATTTGCGTGATCATTGCGGCGGCCGTTCACTAG